A single Fusarium oxysporum Fo47 chromosome IV, complete sequence DNA region contains:
- a CDS encoding TAP42-like protein, with product MSSEEPQSLRSLYEAAEEKRHALDNAFEATSPAYRSDLEAALSLYSSARDQISALALFSSNEGLEDVSTSDLPYLLLDAHVAELIQKTPNQSPDQRLEVLSKSRAAYERFLATVDSYALVPKPYDRVLERYRDDPERFSVVASNDAAARRDGKIANYRAEKALKEKLEMLRRNPRYLDDGDEELVRELYLTQITFAVHSALQALDSLNREVEILAQAPRPLAPSATNAPSPEDHSSRLDQPLRRLHSLPAGPLLSKQGKPLQPFTLLGSRDQMSRDVFRSGHNLPTMSIDEYLEEERRQGNILQGGVEPKKVVDEDDMDAIDRETYKQREWDEFVDHNPKGAGNTLNRG from the coding sequence ATGTCTTCGGAAGAACCCCAATCTCTGCGCTCTCTCTACGAAGCCGCTGAAGAAAAGCGCCACGCCTTAGACAACGCCTTCGAGGCAACTTCGCCCGCCTACCGCTCCGATCTCGAGGCTGCACTATCCCTCTACTCTTCTGCGCGCGACCAAATCTCAGCTCTTGCCCTTTTCTCCTCCAACGAAGGACTTGAGGACGTTTCTACATCGGATCTCCCTTATCTCCTTCTCGATGCTCACGTTGCGGAGCTCATACAAAAAACCCCCAATCAAAGCCCTGACCAACGCCTTGAGGTCCTCTCCAAGTCTCGCGCCGCCTACGAGCGCTTCCTCGCCACCGTCGACAGCTATGCCCTAGTGCCTAAGCCTTACGATCGCGTACTCGAGCGATAtcgcgacgatcctgagAGATTTTCTGTTGTTGCTAGTAATGATGCTGCGGCGCGACGAGATGGCAAGATTGCGAATTATCGCGCTGAGAAGGCGCTAAAAGAGAAGTTGGAAATGTTGAGACGGAATCCACGATACCTGgacgatggcgatgaggAGCTTGTGCGGGAGCTTTACCTGACGCAAATCACTTTCGCGGTGCATTCTGCGCTTCAGGCGTTAGACTCATTAAACCGTGAGGTGGAGATTCTTGCGCAGGCACCTCGACCGCTTGCGCCTTCAGCTACAAATGCGCCATCTCCCGAAGATCACTCTTCCCGACTTGATCAGCCTCTACGACGTCTACACTCTCTCCCAGCTGGTCCGCTACTGTCTAAACAAGGCAAACCTTTGCAGCCATTTACGCTGCTTGGTTCACGGGATCAAATGTCACGAGATGTGTTTCGCTCAGGGCACAACTTGCCAACCATGTCCATCGATGAGTATCTcgaggaagagaggagacAAGGAAATATTCTCCAGGGTGGTGTGGAACCGAAGAAGGTGGTGGATGAGGACGATATGGATGCTATAGATCGTGAAACGTACAAGCAGCGCGAGTGGGATGAGTTCGTTGATCATAATCCCAAGGGAGCAGGAAATACTCTCAATAGAGGTTGA
- a CDS encoding DNA topoisomerase, whose protein sequence is MDSDASMFSLGEESDGYVPETKAKPKAAPKKAAARPPVKKMVQTTLKTKSAPRKRPTPESDDDDISIASGFSNTPPKAKKQKKEPAVSKSSGAPLEELENDSMVIDSPAKPGKKKTATEMYTKLSQLEHILKRPDTYIGSVERTEQQMWVLNKESQLMEYKNVSFVPGLYKIFDEILVNAADNKQRDGSMTYMKINIDRENGVISVENNGKGIPIVIHEKEKIYIPELIFGHLLAGSNFDDDEKKTVGGRNGYGAKLCNVFSTEFNLECQDSEHGKRYKQTWRNNMQTMEKAKITSSKTSDFTRVTFKPDFKRFGMEDGIDDDLESLLHRRVYDMVGTIRGIKVFLNGEQIKIKDFKAYCDLYAKSIAKERSTEEGGAPTCTVEMDKDKSHPRWEVGFAVSDGTFQQVSFVNSIATTSGGTHVNYIADQVTEALLKALNKKRKGHALKQSHLKNHIFIFVNCYINNPAFTSQTKEQMTTKPSQFGSKCKLGEDFLKKIAKSDALQNILDFAEKKADKMLAKGDGNKRSRVNNAKLVEANFAGTRRGHECTLILTEGDSAKGLAVSGRAILDPDRIGVFPLRGKLLNVRDASVDQIMKNAEIQNIKQFLGLKHKQTYTDTKNLRYGHLMIMADQDHDGSHIKGLLINFLQVQFPSLLKIPDFFREFITPIVKVWQGPNPKKPQRLKSFFTQPEYEEWKEDHKNELTRWHSKYFKGLGTSSNEDAQVYFTNLDDHLKEFDTMKPEEADLLELAFSKKKADARKEWLGNFVPGTYLDHSTKSITYSDFINRELILFSMADNMRSIPSVLDGFKPGQRKVIYACFKRNLVKDKKVVELAGYVSEQTAYHHGEQSLQQTIIGLAQNFVGSNNINCLEPSGNFGSRLAGGSDAASPRYTFTRLSPFARKIFHPMDEPNLMHHYEDGKKIEPMVYAPIIPMVLVNGADGIGTGWSTSIPNYHPMDIVKNLKRRMGRLDDNDLEERPFETMMPWFRGWKGTPEVAGPDRYKFNGIAYHNEQKDNEVVITELPIRMWTDDFKGKLEKIIAGVDGPAWIKDYKEFNDHSTVHFEIAVDDKHMGKVLEEGVLERFKLTKQVATSNLVAFDTRGMIRKYEKVEDILEEFYLYRLDMYTDRKKHWLGVFHADYRKLKNQARFIKEIIDGQLVVGKKKKTVLVQELRDCDYEAFPPGGEKKKTADEEDDDADENQDVDGDLEGGARDYDYLLSMPIWSLTAERLEKLKQAIEKKKAEHDELLALSEKDLWCRDLDDFMAEWETQLAVDAEIKTSIRRLGRRVSKKIGAGTARGRKVKDDDEYEPDKKGRGRPKAAASKATVKTAPKVETKSAQRFAEMFSSKPKVKKEPSADVMELSDLSDDDYAALSRSKSSAPAIKTSQSPPTEAPENPRVKRAAASKVKTIIDDDSESDDDQMLGDVGALVKGIDKPAGDRERGRFSLHAMSRPDSSQGNASVSGLSKSRPKSAKAFDFDDDSPDDTNYELLAKSSPHKTATKDDHIDSFLSDDEPFVAPSKSAATKSKPTSTDSEDPTPAGLATVKKGRGRPAGAKSKEPAKPKAAPKATKTAASKVASRPATKQTTLSPAAKAYAAKKAVKKSVLDDDSDEDMADPDSPPPKASSRVRPGRAAASRRPIVVDDDSSVMQQDDESDDPFEVDDDED, encoded by the exons atgGACTCCGATGCGTCCATGTTCAGTCTTGGGGAGGAGTCAGATGGCTATGTCCCTGAAACC AAGGCGAAACCCAAAGCCGCACCAAAGAAGGCTGCTGCGCGGCCGCCCGTCAAAAAGATGGTGCAAACAACCCTTAAAACGAAGAGCGCGCCCAGAAAGCGCCCAACACCGGagagcgatgacgatgatatAAGCATTGCCTCAGGTTTCTCAAACACACCTCCCAAAGCtaagaagcaaaagaaggaACCTGCAGTCAGCAAGTCTTCTGGTGCGCCcttggaggagcttgagaatgatAGCATGGTAATTGACAGCCCCGCCAAAcctggcaagaagaagacggccaCCGAAATGTACACGAAGCTGTCACAACTAGAGCACATCCTCAAGCGACCTGATACATACATCGGTTCTGTTGAGAGGACGGAACAACAGATGTGGGTTCTGAACAAAGAGAGCCAGTTGATGGAGTACAAGAACGTCAGCTTTGTCCCTGGTCTTTACAAGATTTTTGACGAAATCTTGGTCAACGCTGCCGACAACAAGCAGCGCGATGGCTCCATGACTTACATGAAGATCAATATCGATCGTGAGAACGGTGTGATCAGCGTCGAAAACAACGGAAAGGGTATTCCTATTGTTATTCAcgaaaaggagaagatctATATTCCTGAGCTTATCTTCGGACATCTGTTGGCGGGTTCCAACttcgacgacgacgagaagAAAACCGTTGGTGGTCGCAACGGTTACGGTGCCAAGCTGTGTAACGTCTTCAGCACTGAATTCAACCTTGAATGCCAAGACAGTGAGCACGGCAAGAGGTACAAACAGACCTGGAGAAACAACATGCAGACGATGGAGAAGGCCAAAATCACCAGCAGCAAAACCTCGGACTTCACCCGAGTAACCTTTAAGCCCGACTTCAAGCGTTTTGGTATGGAAGATGGcatcgatgatgatctcgagTCTCTCCTTCACCGTAGAGTTTACGACATGGTGGGCACGATCCGAGGAATCAAGGTTTTCCTTAACGGCGAGCAAATTAAGATCAAGGATTTCAAGGCCTACTGTGATCTCTATGCCAAGTCCATCGCCAAGGAGAGAAGCACAGAAGAGGGAGGCGCTCCGACCTGTACTGTTGAGATGGATAAGGACAAGTCGCATCCTCGATGGGAGGTTGGTTTCGCTGTTTCTGATGGTACTTTTCAGCAAGTTTCCTTCGTCAACTCGATCGCCACAACAAGCGGAGGCACTCATGTCAACTACATCGCCGACCAGGTCACTGAAGCTCTTCTCAAGGCTTTGAATAAGAAGCGCAAGGGTCATGCTCTGAAGCAGAGTCACCTGAAGAATCATATCTTCATCTTTGTCAACTGTTACATCAACAATCCAGCTTTTACTTCGCAAACAAAGGAGCAGATGACTACCAAGCCGAGCCAGTTTGGTAGCAAATGCAAACTGGGCGAAGACTTCCTTAAGAAGATCGCAAAATCCGATGCCCTTCAAAACATCTTGGATtttgctgagaagaaggccgacAAGATGTTGGCCAAGGGTGATGGAAACAAACGAAGCCGAGTCAACAACGCAAAGCTCGTCGAAGCCAACTTTGCTGGCACCAGAAGAGGTCACGAATGCACTCTTATCTTGACAGAAGGTGACTCTGCCAAAGGTTTGGCAGTTTCTGGTCGTGCCATTCTCGACCCTGACCGCATTGGTGTTTTCCCGCTTCGTGGAAAGCTTCTTAATGTGCGAGACGCTTCAGTTGACCAAATTATGAAGAACGCTGAAATTCAGAACATTAAACAGTTCCTGGGTCTCAAGCACAAGCAGACGTACACGGACACGAAGAATCTTAGATATGGTCATTTGATGATCATGGCTGATCAGGATCACGACGGTAGTCATATCAAGGGACTTCTTATCAACTTCCTTCAGGTTCAATTTCCATCGCTTCTCAAAATCCCTGACTTCTTCCGAGAGTTCATCACACCTATTGTCAAAGTTTGGCAGGGTCCCAACCCCAAGAAGCCCCAGCGATTAAAGTCATTCTTCACACAGCCTGAATATGAGGAGTGGAAGGAAGATCACAAAAACGAACTCACTCGATGGCACTCCAAATACTTCAAGGGTCTGGGAACAAGCTCCAACGAAGACGCACAAGTCTATTTCACCAACCTCGATGACCACTTGAAGGAATTTGACACCATGAAGCCAGAGGAAGCTGACCTACTGGAGCTGGCTTTCTCCAAGAAGAAAGCAGATGCCAGAAAGGAGTGGCTTGGTAATTTCGTGCCGGGCACATACCTCGATCACTCAACCAAGTCAATCACATATTCCGACTTTATCAATAGAGAACTTATTCTCTTCAGTATGGCTGATAACATGCGATCCATCCCGTCCGTGCTGGATGGCTTCAAGCCTGGTCAGCGTAAGGTCATATATGCCTGCTTCAAGAGAAACCTGGTCAAAGATAAGAAGGTCGTTGAATTGGCTGGTTATGTCTCTGAGCAGACTGCCTACCATCACGGTGAACAGTCTCTCCAACAGACTATCATTGGCCTGGCCCAGAACTTCGTCGGTTCAAACAACATCAACTGTCTGGAACCCAGTGGAAACTTCGGTTCTCGACTTGCCGGTGGATCTGATGCTGCCAGTCCTCGTTACACCTTCACTCGTCTGTCTCCATTCGCCCGCAAGATCTTCCACCCCATGGATGAACCAAACTTGATGCATCATTATGAAGACGGCAAGAAAATCGAGCCAATGGTGTATGCTCCAATCATCCCCATGGTTCTGGTAAACGGTGCCGACGGCATTGGTACAGGTTGGAGCACTTCCATTCCCAACTATCACCCGATGGATATTGTCAAAAACCTGAAGCGTCGAATGGGTCGCTTGGACGATAACGATCTTGAGGAAAGGCCCTTCGAAACCATGATGCCCTGGTTCCGTGGCTGGAAGGGTACACCCGAAGTTGCTGGCCCTGACCGGTACAAGTTCAATGGTATTGCCTATCACAACGAACAGAAGGATAACGAAGTTGTCATCACCGAATTGCCTATTCGTATGTGGACCGACGATTTCAAGGGCAAACTGGAGAAGATTATCGCCGGTGTCGATGGCCCAGCTTGGATCAAGGATTACAAGGAATTCAACGATCACAGCACCGTTCACTTTGAGATCGCTGTGGATGATAAGCACATGGGCAAGGTCCTTGAAGAAGGCGTCCTCGAGCGCTTCAAGCTGACCAAGCAGGTCGCCACCTCCAATTTGGTTGCTTTCGACACCCGAGGCATGATTCGCAAGTACGAGAAGGTGGAGGATATCCTTGAGGAGTTCTATCTATACCGTCTCGACATGTATACTGACCGAAAA AAACATTGGTTAGGCGTATTCCATGCAGACTATcgcaagctcaagaaccaAGCCCGATTCATCAAAGAAATCATAGATGGACAGCTTGTGgttggcaagaagaagaagaccgTGCTGGTTCAAGAACTTCGAGATTGTGATTACGAGGCTTTCCCCCCTGGgggtgagaagaagaagaccgcagatgaagaagatgatgatgccgatgagAACCAGGACGTGGATGGTGATTTGGAGGGTGGTGCTCGCGACTATGACTACCTCCTCTCG ATGCCCATCTGGTCCCTGACAGCTGAGcgtctcgagaagctcaagcaagctatcgagaagaagaaggctgagcaCGATGAACTCCTTGCCCTCAGTGAGAAGGATCTCTGGTGTCGCGACCTTGATGACTTCATGGCCGAATGGGAAACTCAGCTTGCagttgatgctgagatcaagaCGAGCATCCGACGCTTGGGCCGCCGCGTTTCTAAAAAGATAGGTGCTGGCACCGCTCGTGGCCGCAAAGTcaaggatgacgacgagTATGAGCCTGACAAGAAGGGCCGCGGAAGGCCAAAGGCTGCAGCGTCAAAGGCGACCGTTAAAACAGCGCCCAAGGTAGAGACCAAGAGTGCTCAGCGGTTTGCTGAGATGTTCAGCTCCAAGccaaaggtcaagaaggaaCCCAGTGCTGATGTTATGGAGCTGTCGGATCTTTCTGACGATGACTACGCCGCTCTCAGCCGCAGCAAATCATCCGCACCTGCGATCAAGACCTCCCAGTCACCTCCAACTGAGGCACCGGAGAATCCACGGGTCAAACGAGCGGCGGCATCCAAGGTCAAGACAATTATCGATGATGACTCCGAGAGTGACGATGATCAGAtgcttggtgatgttggcgCCTTGGTCAAGGGCATCGATAAGCCAGCTGGTGACCGCGAAAGGGGCAGGTTTAGTCTACATGCCATGAGCCGGCCAGACTCTAGCCAGGGCAACGCCAGCGTGAGCGGACTTTCCAAGTCGAGGCCCAAATCAGCCAAGGCTTTCGACTTTGATGACGACAGTCCTGACGATACCAACTATGAGCTTCTCGCCAAGTCGTCGCCACACAAGACGGCCACCAAGGATGATCATATAGACAGCTTCCTTTCTGACGATGAGCCTTTTGTTGCTCCATCCAAGTCAGCTGCGACCAAGTCTAAGCCTACCAGCACGGACTCCGAAGACCCAACACCGGCCGGTCTTGCTACTGTGAAGAAGGGTCGTGGTCGTCCCGCTGGCGCGAAGAGCAAAGAGCCAGCGAAGCCAAAGGCTGCTCCAAAAGCAACCAAGACAGCTGCATCAAAGGTTGCTTCGCGTCCAGCAACTAAACAGACCACTCTATCGCCAGCAGCAAAGGCTTACGCTGCCAAAAAGGCTGTCAAGAAATCTGTCCTCGACGACGATTCAGATGAGGATATGGCTGACCCAGACTCGCCCCCTCCTAAGGCTTCCTCAAGAGTGAGACCAGGACGTGCCGCTGCTTCGAGACGACCGATCGTTGTTGACGACGACTCATCGGTCATGCagcaagatgatgagagtgaCGACCCTTTCGAggtcgacgatgatgaggattAG
- a CDS encoding major facilitator superfamily domain-containing protein, protein MGMLRTGPRDPDAFPAMQLFLLAIVRLAEPIALTSIFPYAWALVKSFEIGREEDASFYSGILISAFSLAEAVMGTYWGALSDRIGRKPVLIIGSLGTMISMLMVGVAPSFGVALFGRLLGGLLNGNIGVIQTMVGELVTKPEHEPRAYSIMPFVWSIGTIVGPSIGGMFANPHDSWPESFPTGSLFQRQPYLLPNIICAGLLLVSIVLGFLLLEETHPDMVHHAPTSEYHVSEETPLMMNNRMATEIEPQAYGAIETTEDSTDGSIGDWDTLCIENEKTAAAPIKIWNCRVVGFIVALSIFTYHSMTFDHLLPIFFEDSRVDAVEMFKHGSIFPFYSPGGLGMTPRDVGVILAVDGGIALFIQVFVFPWTVKMLGTYRLFLLVTVLHPVVYVLMPMLLLVPESLLYPAIYGCLIIRNILSIILYPLLMILIKEATPAPSALGKVNGLAASAGAACRMIASPVAGFLWTVGTKSDCSALAWYGSAIVAILGAVQCFSVPRRRNEEPYEETSKAPNKQTVTVTETEFYDSP, encoded by the exons ATGGGTATGCTTCGCACTGGTCCTCGTGACCCAGATGCATTCCCGGCCATGCAGCTCTTCCTTCTGG CCATTGTTCGACTCGCTGAGCCTATCGCTTTAACATCCATCTTCCCATACGCCTGGGCCCTTGTCAAAAGCTTCGAAATAGGCCGCGAAGAAGATGCTTCATTCTACTCTGGCATCCTTATATCCGCCTTTTCtcttgctgaagctgttATGGGAACGTACTGGGGCGCCCTGTCCGATCGTATCGGCCGCAAGCCCGTTTTGATTATTGGATCTCTAGGTACAATGATCAGCATGTTGATGGTAGGAGTGGCTCCAAGCTTCGGTGTTGCCTTGTTTGGCCGTCTCCTCGGTGGTCTGCTGAACGGTAATATTGGTGTTATCCAAACCATGGTTGGGGAGCTGGTCACCAAACCTGAGCATGAGC CACGTGCATACTCCATCATGCCTTTTGTCTGGAGCATTGGAACCATTGTTGGTCCCTCTATCGGTGGCATGTTTGCCAACCCCCATGACTCTTGGCCTGAATCTTTTCCGACCGGCAGCCTCTTCCAGAGGCAACCTTACTTGCTGCCCAACATCATCTGCGCAGGATTGCTACTTGTGAGCATTGTGCTCGGtttcctcctccttgagGAAACCCATCCCGACATGGTCCATCACGCTCCTACCAGTGAATACCACGTCAGCGAGGAGACCCCCCTCATGATGAACAACCGAATGGCCACCGAGATTGAGCCACAGGCCTATGGTGCGATAGAGACAACCGAGGATTCAACCGATGGCTCAATTGGGGACTGGGATACTCTCTGTATCGAAAACGAGAAGACAGCTGCAGCTCCCATCAAGATCTGGAATTGCCGTGTTGTTGGCTTCATTGTCGCCTTGTCAATCTTCACTTACCATTCCATGACCTTCGACCACTTACTGCCCATCTTCTTCGAAGACAGCCGTGTTGATGCTGTGGAGATGTTCAAGCATGGCTCTATCTTTCCTTTTTACTCGCCTGGTGGCTTGGGCATGACTCCACGAGATGTTGGTGTGATTTTGGCCGTCGACGGCGGCATCGCTCTGTTTATCCAGGTTTTCGTCTTCCCCTGGACTGTCAAGATGCTTGGAACCTATCGCCTTTTCCTGCTCGTTACTGTCCTCCACCCTGTTGTTTACGTGCTGATGCCCATGCTCCTCCTTGTCCCTGAGAGCCTTTTATACCCCGCTATCTATGGCTGTCTCATCATCCGCAATATTCTCTCCATTATACTATATCCTCTTCTTATGATCCTCATCAAAGAGGCTACACCAGCCCCAAGCGCTCTTGGAAAAGTGAACGGCTTGGCAGCAAGTGCTGGTGCTGCTTGCCGAATGATTGCTTCACCCGTCGCTGGATTCTTGTGGACGGTCGGTACCAAATCAGATTGCTCTGCCTTGGCCTGGTATGGTAGCGCTATTGTCGCTATTTTGGGAGCCGTTCAGTGCTTCTCTGTTCCTCGCCGGCGCAATGAGGAGCCCTATGAGGAAACTTCCAAGGCACCCAACAAACAGACTGTTACAGTGACCGAGACTGAGTTTTATGACTCCCCATGA
- a CDS encoding HIT-like domain-containing protein → MLASRAWATAKSRSVRNIMTAARAAGRIIKFGPFEVTNQVFLTTPHSFALVNLKPLIQGHVLVCPHNPHKRLTDLTSTEISDLFTTVQLTQRLLARAYFRTPEPEAGSFSVAVQDGADAGQTVPHVHVHVVPRTAGDMGSPDAVYVKLAGEEGNVGGALWDKEMGTRPKPGGGLRRVDDVDRKARSVEAMAEEAERYKAILKEMGIE, encoded by the exons ATGCTTGCATCTAGAGCTTGGGCAACTGCAAAGAGTCGTTCAGTGAGAAACATCATGACTGCAGCCAGAGCCGCCGGACGAATTATCAAATTTGGGCCCTTTGAGGTCACAAATCAG GTCTTCCTCACCACACCGCACTCTTTCGCGCTGGTGAATCTCAAACCTCTGATTCAAGGCCATGTTCTCGTCTGTCCACATAACCCGCATAAACGTCTAACAGACCTGACGTCCACTGAGATCTCGGATCTCTTCACAACAGTGCAGCTTACCCAGCGTCTGCTTGCACGTGCTTACTTCCGCACCCCCGAACCCGAGGCCGGAAGCTTCTCAGTCGCTGTGCAAGACGGAGCTGACGCGGGGCAGACGGTACCACATGTTCACGTCCACGTTGTTCCGCGAACGGCTGGGGACATGGGAAGCCCGGATGCCGTGTATGTTAAACTTGCGGGAGAGGAGGGTAATGTTGGTGGTGCGTTATGGGATAAGGAGATGGGCACCCGGCCGAAGCCGGGTGGAGGGTTGAGGAGAGTCGATGATGTGGATCGAAAAGCAAGAAGTGTTGAGGCGATGGCTGAGGAGGCAGAACGGTATAAGGCTATTCTGAAGGAGATGGGCATTGAATAG
- a CDS encoding major facilitator superfamily domain-containing protein, which yields MAKNDSIHEEETAIVDEATHLLPTSSESRDAGSETSSTTPAWDAFKDFEGLPWWRQPSVYWLLGPYIIFTLAFGGVMVPKLDLILQLVCRQYFADEHSRNPDAVFQPVLLGSENPQCDIPEVQANVAKFMLVMNLFTGILSAIVAPKIGHLSDRYGRTRLMALASVGGILAEFITILVARYPDVVDYRWLLLGSVFDGMTGSFTTGSIMTQSYTSDCTPPSRRAVSMGYVHACLFTGLAFGPLLAGFFVKWTGSLLSIFYVVMGCHIGFMLFVWLVVPESLSQRKQLAAREKYEKDKELQSPVSSSWVNTLRTANPFAPLKALYPTGPGTSPALRRNLIALAINDTIILGASMSAGAVIVLYCGRTYHWDLLEKSGFVSLLSLVRVVVLMGIYPVINYFGRIRPAARRRRESGVAAIEKNSGADELDVLILRIALISDVIGSLGYVFARSSRVFVASGMMTAVGGLGSATGQAMITKHVPSERVGQLLGAIGMMHALARVLGPVLFNGVYALTVGRFNQGIFVLLASVFGFALVVSFAIRPHVVWEDEPEDERQPLNQTEEAFAVPDGQVPLDEEDQVRF from the exons ATGGCGAAGAATGATAGTATTCACGAGGAGGAGACAGCGATCGTAGACGAAGCAACACATTTGCTGCCCACCAGCTCCGAATCTCGCGATGCAGGTAGTGAAACATCCTCTACAACTCCCGCTTGGGATGCCTTCAAGGACTTTGAAGGCCTACCCTGGTGGCGGCAACCATCG GTTTATTGGCTGCTTGGTCCATATATCATATTTACCCTTGCCTTTGGAGGTGTAATGGTTCCTAAACTTGACCT GATCCTTCAGCTCGTTTGCAGGCAGTATTTCGCAGATGAACACAGCCGTAATCCAGATGCAGTCTTCCAGcctgttcttcttgggtcTGAAAATCCCCAATGCGATATTCCCGAAGTGCAAGCAAACGTGGCAAAATTCATGCTGGTCATGAATTTGTTCACTGGCATTCTAAGTGCTATAGTCGCGCCGAAAATCGGCCATTTATCTGATCGATATGGTCGTACACGGCTTATGGCTCTAGCTTCTGTAGGTGGAATCTTGGCCGAGTTCATCACTATCCTGGTCGCCCGATATCCGGACGTCGTTGACTATCGCTGGCTGCTTCTAGGGAGTGTCTTCGATGGTATGACAGGATCCTTCACTACGGGAAGTATTATGACACAGTCTTACACAAGTGACTGCACCCCTCCTTCAAGACGCGCCGTATCTATGGGTTATGTGCATGCGTGCTTGTTCACGGGACTTGCATTTGGTCCTCTCCTTGCGGGCTTCTTCGTCAAGTGGACTGGTAGTTTGCTATCTATTTTCTATGTTGTCATGGGATGTCACATTGGTTTTATGCTTTTTGTTTGGCTTGTTGTGCCCGAGTCATTGTCTCAAAGGAAACAATTGGCAGCGCGGGAGAAGTACGAAAAGGACAAGGAGCTGCAATCGCCtgtctcttcatcatgggtgAATACCCTTCGAACTGCAAACCCCTTCGCTCCTCTCAAAGCTCTCTACCCTACTGGCCCGGGCACGTCGCCGGCTCTTCGTCGAAATTTGATTGCCCTTGCTATCAACGACACCATCATCCTTGGAGCAAGCATGTCCGCAGGTGCTGTCATTGTTCTCTACTGCGGACGGACATACCACTGGGACCTTTTAGAAAAGTCCGGCTTTgtgtctcttctctcacttGTTCGCGTCGTGGTCCTTATGGGAATATACCCTGTTATCAACTACTTTGGCCGCATCCGCCCAGCagctcgtcgtcgtcgtgaGTCGGGTGTGGCTGCCATCGAAAAGAACAGTGGAGCAGACGAGCTCGACGTACTGATCCTGAGAATCGCTTTGATTTCAGATGTTATTGGGTCTCTTGGATATGTATTTGCCCGTTCATCGCGAGTGTTTGTCGCCAGCGGCATGATGACCGCTGTCGGAGGTCTTGGGAGTGCAACTGGGCAAGCTATGATCACCAAACATGTACCCTCTGAAAGAGTTGGCCAGTTACTCGGAGCAATCGGCATGATGCATGCTCTTGCGCGAGTGTTGGGACCAGTCTTGTTTAATGGAGTGTATGCCCTTACGGTTGGACGATTCAACCAGGGTATTTTTGTCCTGCTGGCAAGCGTATTTGGATTCGCTCTTGTGGTAAGCTTTGCTATAAGGCCACACG TCGTGTGGGAAGATGAGCCTGAAGATGAGCGACAGCCTCTCAATCAGACAGAGGAGGCTTTCGCAGTTCCAGACGGACAAGTTCCTCTAGATGAGGAAGATCAAGTCAGATTCTAA